Proteins encoded in a region of the Pseudochaenichthys georgianus chromosome 20, fPseGeo1.2, whole genome shotgun sequence genome:
- the spice1 gene encoding spindle and centriole-associated protein 1 yields the protein MSFMRAGRPQQHSKGKRPVRPPKKAAPPKRDWVSTVNDLSVHKLSPAELSHRHEIHKSHNKVAAQWDLREKALQRRLRHVGSPAPLDNASLNIIREVFSDQLLLQDVLARSDRAMAVVKDLFGDAPRRQTGHPSVTMAPNCGPDSGLPVLQRPDPPTQLSLLSQSMMDQQALNEFEASEEDYSDEETGPTSRSEYHVIRRSNVSQMKAESRGKGKQRQKAHRPNSEQADQDSAPVTPCTSDRAPGHAALNATVAVQRFRSRRSQSEEAREEPSVLVSQVLNPEHLNQSGMTNSRPSRNRKCVPQSSQLDGPSVASLSGDQSSLGLLQGMLGQVEADLDTLSPDTAPPAAHSQKPHGAQGLTGFSVALVTTLGRLVHLLKQREEDAGEDALERRRLEEELREQRGLIDALTAETMALREEAALQAGLQQRTEELEQKLDTVVLLMGGLGLLEAPIAPPQDSHVIGPSVTACQSALVAERDPQQPSTSVYPAVLLSPSPQRDEWRHIPESRTSGHCSTGRRSLSVQAADGEQLTNQAASPPLPVSRVEQRLLELNRQSAAARGRLLELIDKQKQSVSARVSPSDSPVPPSAFSPQSADGGESPESSMLLQRGGVERRSAGSELSSHSLGVETKESKTQMEKRREREGWFSLSAHVT from the exons ATGTCGTTTATGAGAGCTGGGCGTCCACAACAACACAGCAAAGGAAAAAGGCCTGTTCGCCCTCCCAAGAAGGCAGCCCCTCCGAAAAGAGACTGGGTG AGCACTGTCAATGACCTGTCTGTGCACAAGCTATCTCCTGCAGAGCTG AGCCATCGCCATGAGATCCACAAGTCCCACAACAAGGTGGCGGCTCAGTGGGATCTGAGAGAGAAAGCCCTACAGCGGCGTCTCAGACACGTGGGGAGCCCGGCACCGCTCGACAACGCCAGCCTCAACATCATCAGGGAG GTGTTCTCAGACCAGCTGCTGCTCCAGGACGTTCTGGCTCGCTCCGACAGAGCCATGGCTGTGGTCAAAGACTTGTTTGGAGATGCTCCACGCAGGCAGACTG GTCATCCCAGTGTGACGATGGCTCCAAACTGCGGACCTGACTCAGGACTTCCTGTTCTACAAAGACCAGATCCTCCGACCCAGCTGTCCCTGCTCAGCCAGTCTATGATGGACCAACAG GCTCTTAATGAATTTGAAGCTTCAGAGGAAGACTACAGCGATGAAGAAACAGGTCCCACTTCCAGATCAGAGTATCATGTGATCAGAAG GTCCAATGTAAGTCAAATGAAGGCGGAGTCTCGGGGTAAAGGGAAACAGCGACAAAAAGCCCATCGTCCCAACTCGGAGCAGGCAGACCAGGATAGTGCTCCTGTGACCCCCTGCACTTCAGACAGAGCTCCAGGACATGCAG CTCTCAACGCCACGGTGGCTGTTCAGCGTTTCCGGTCCAGACGGAGCCAATCGGAGGAAGCCAGGGAGGAACCGTCAGTGCTGGTGTCTcaagtcctgaaccctgagcaTCTAAACCAGTCAG GCATGACCAACAGTCGCCCCAGCAGGAACAGGAAGTGTGTCCCTCAGAGTTCACAGCTGGATGGTCCCTCTGTGGCCTCCCTCAGTGGGGACCAGTCCAGCCTGGGTCTGCTGCAGGGCATGCTGGGTCAGGTGGAGGCGGACCTGGACACTCTGAGTCCTGACACTGCACCCCCTGCAGCACATAGTCAGAAACCCCACGGAGCACAAGGCCTCACTGGGTTCTCCGTCGCCTTGGTCACTACCCTGGGACGTTTGGTGCACCTCCTCAAACAG AGGGAAGAGGACGCTGGGGAAGATGCTCTGGAGAGGAGGAGACTGGAGGAGGAGCTGAGGGAGCAGCGGGGGCTGATCGATGCTCTCACTGCGGAGACGATGGCTCTGAGAGAGGAGGCCGCCCTGCAG GCCGGGCTGCAGCAGCGCACAGAGGAGCTGGAGCAGAAGCTGGACACAGTGGTGTTGCTGATGGGGGGACTGGGACTACTGGAGGCTCCCATTGCCCCCCCGCAGGACTCTCATGTTATAGGTCCGTCTGTGACAGCTTGTCAGTCTGCACTAGTCGCTGAGCGAGATCCTCAACAACCATCAACCTCGGTTTATCCAGCTGTCCTGCTCTCCCCCTCTCCACAGAGAGACGAGTGGCGACACATTCCTG AGAGTAGGACGTCAGGGCATTGCAGCACAGGGAGGAGGAGCCTAAGTGTCCAGGCAGCTGATGGAGAGCAACTGACCAATCAG GCAGcatccccccccctgcctgtgaGCAGAGTGGAGCAGCGCCTCCTGGAGCTGAACCGACAGAGCGCAGCAGCGAGGGGCCGCCTGCTGGAGCTCATCGACAAACAGAAGCAGAGTGTCTCAGCCAGAGTCTCTCCCTCCGACTCGCCCGTCCCTCCTTCCGCCTTCAGCCCACAGTCAGCCG ATGGAGGGGAGAGTCCAGAGAGCTCCATGCTGCTACAGAGAGGAGGTGTAGAGAGACG ATCTGCTGGTTCTGAATTGTCTTCTCACAGTCTTGGAGTTGAAACAAAAGAGAGTAaaacacag ATGGAGAAACGCAGAGAGAGGGAAGGCTGGTTTTCGTTGTCCGCTCATGTGACATGA